In Melospiza georgiana isolate bMelGeo1 chromosome 8, bMelGeo1.pri, whole genome shotgun sequence, one genomic interval encodes:
- the CLRN3 gene encoding clarin-3, which yields MPSRKKTSMFASAFCTCVSSFVVICVALATPQWVSSEVRFSGLGSTVTISLTYGLFSGTCEQFVDAGLQVSKTNFQVSEVLSSSSRRSLVVATIVMLVLALLSSLLSAGFTCTNAVSNPYQTFLGPIGVYTWNSLCGVLTLIAMILFPVNVEGNSLSEELAHSCSSSLQDHLGSKHNYGYSYWIMLLVLFLNIASVIIIYFYDHARYSKKKEQERPIENAPKDVILF from the exons ATGCCATCCAGGAAGAAAACCTCCATGTTCGCCTCTGCCTTTTGCACGTGTGTGAGCTCCTTCGTGGTGATCTGCGTGGCGCTGGCCACGCCGCAGTGGGTGAGCAGCGAGGTTCGCTTCTCGGGCCTCGGCAGCACCGTCACCATCAGCCTCACCTACGGCCTCTTCAGCGGCACCTGTGAGCAGTTCGTGgatgcagggctgcaggtgtCCAAAACCAACTTCCAAG TCTCAGAggtcctgagcagcagcagcaggaggagcctggTCGTGGCCACCATCGTGATGctggtgctggccctgctcagctccctgctcagcgCTGGCTTCACCTGCACCAACGCTGTCAGCAACCCCTACCAGACATTCCTGGGACCCATCGGAGTCTACACCTGGAATTCCCTCTGTG gagtCCTCACCCTCATAGCCATGATCCTTTTCCCTGTGAACGTGGAAGGGAACAGCCTGTCTGAAGAGCTGGCCCACAGCTgttccagctccctgcaggaccACCTTGGATCCAAACACAACTATGGATATTCCTACTGGATCATGCTGCTCGTCCTTTTCCTGAACATTGCTTCTGTCATCATCATCTATTTCTACGACCACGCCAGATATTccaagaagaaggagcaggaaaggccCATAGAGAATGCACCAAAGGATGTTATTCTGTTTTAA